A window from Catalinimonas alkaloidigena encodes these proteins:
- a CDS encoding alpha/beta fold hydrolase, whose amino-acid sequence MSTLRHLVLLAGLLCLTVACQRETPDRVADKLNLVHKGAEMPIWIRGNVASGKMVLFLHGGPGDCAMCYQPYFEALEKTVAVAYWDQRVAGSSSGRVHPDLLTYAQFGEDAYYVVTLLKQQYPDVDLYLLAHSFGVELAWQFLTTGDNQRLVKGAMLVNGIFSTYRWLVQMQAWVLEAARAQGHTAAEQFVTEHPLTPETLATYEWGTLYRHMHDLEGNPVSVYEDKKYVLNYLFASPNTALGMFTHAGAYEGWARHEMLRYDKSTALSDITVPIGLFWGEKDGVVPLGVGLETKALLPEDTEVTWVTFENSWHEPFITESSRFVQEVQAFVNRY is encoded by the coding sequence ATGTCTACTCTACGTCACCTTGTTCTGTTAGCGGGCCTGCTGTGCCTGACTGTTGCCTGCCAGCGCGAAACGCCTGACCGCGTGGCCGACAAGCTGAATCTGGTCCACAAAGGGGCGGAAATGCCCATCTGGATACGGGGCAACGTCGCTTCGGGCAAGATGGTGCTGTTTCTGCACGGCGGCCCTGGCGACTGCGCCATGTGCTACCAGCCTTATTTTGAAGCCTTGGAAAAAACGGTAGCGGTGGCCTATTGGGATCAGCGCGTGGCGGGTTCGTCGTCCGGCCGGGTCCATCCTGATTTGTTGACCTATGCGCAGTTTGGGGAAGATGCTTATTACGTGGTTACTCTGCTGAAGCAGCAGTATCCTGACGTCGATCTGTACCTGTTAGCACACAGCTTCGGGGTAGAATTAGCCTGGCAGTTTCTGACCACCGGCGACAACCAACGGCTCGTCAAAGGCGCCATGCTGGTGAACGGGATTTTCTCGACCTACCGGTGGCTCGTACAGATGCAGGCGTGGGTCTTGGAAGCCGCCCGCGCACAGGGCCACACCGCCGCGGAGCAATTTGTCACCGAGCATCCACTGACCCCGGAGACGCTCGCAACGTACGAATGGGGCACGCTCTACCGGCACATGCACGATCTGGAAGGCAACCCCGTTTCGGTCTACGAAGACAAAAAATACGTGTTGAATTACCTGTTTGCTTCACCCAACACCGCCCTGGGCATGTTTACCCACGCCGGTGCCTACGAAGGATGGGCCCGGCACGAAATGCTGCGCTACGACAAAAGCACGGCGTTGTCGGATATTACGGTACCGATCGGGCTGTTCTGGGGCGAAAAAGATGGCGTGGTGCCGCTGGGAGTGGGGCTGGAAACCAAAGCGTTACTGCCTGAAGACACGGAGGTGACGTGGGTAACGTTCGAAAACTCGTGGCACGAGCCCTTCATCACCGAGTCGTCGCGGTTTGTGCAGGAGGTGCAGGCGTTTGTAAATCGGTACTGA
- a CDS encoding lactonase family protein yields MLHSSRRQFLKTSVLGAVGLSLPQLAHGRRPLAPYRFYVGTYTSKESQGIYLYELDPTSGRLIYQQLAARLTNPSYLAIDGQQRYLYAVNETEEFEGKPGGAVSAYAIDPATGQLTLLNQQPTRGGAPCYISVDQQNRYVLVANYVAGNVAVYPLQADGRLGAMSDLVQHTGSGPNPQRQQSPHAHCVLMDPTNQFAFAVDLGIDKIISYRLDATTGKLRPNAETQAAPGAGPRHLVFHPNGRLACVINELNSTLTSYRYNRQAGTLEAVQTVPTLPSSFNGDNSCADIHFDASGRFVYGSNRGHNSIVAYAIDGETGQLDYRQHISTQGQTPRNFAVDPSGKFLLAANQASDSIVTIGIDGATGQLASRGTIAGAPTPVCIRFLG; encoded by the coding sequence ATGCTCCATTCGTCACGTCGTCAGTTCCTGAAAACATCCGTACTCGGCGCGGTAGGCCTCTCGCTGCCTCAACTGGCCCACGGCCGCCGCCCGTTGGCTCCTTACCGCTTCTACGTCGGTACCTATACGTCCAAAGAGAGTCAAGGCATCTACCTTTACGAACTGGACCCGACCAGCGGTCGCCTGATCTACCAGCAACTGGCCGCACGCCTGACGAATCCGTCGTACCTGGCCATCGACGGGCAGCAACGTTACCTCTACGCCGTAAACGAGACCGAAGAGTTCGAAGGCAAACCCGGCGGCGCGGTGAGCGCCTACGCCATCGATCCGGCCACGGGCCAACTCACGCTCCTCAACCAGCAGCCCACGCGCGGCGGGGCTCCCTGTTACATCTCGGTCGATCAGCAGAACCGCTACGTGCTGGTGGCCAACTACGTAGCGGGCAACGTGGCGGTCTACCCCCTGCAGGCAGATGGACGCCTCGGGGCCATGAGCGATCTGGTACAACACACGGGCAGTGGTCCCAACCCACAGCGCCAGCAGTCACCGCACGCACATTGCGTGTTGATGGACCCGACCAACCAGTTTGCGTTTGCCGTGGACCTGGGCATCGACAAGATCATCAGTTACCGGCTCGATGCGACCACCGGCAAACTTCGTCCGAACGCCGAAACGCAGGCCGCACCCGGCGCAGGCCCACGGCACTTGGTTTTCCACCCCAATGGCCGGCTGGCCTGCGTCATCAACGAACTGAATTCGACCCTAACCTCATATCGCTACAACCGCCAGGCCGGTACCCTCGAAGCAGTGCAAACCGTACCGACCCTGCCGTCTTCATTTAACGGGGATAACTCCTGCGCCGACATTCATTTCGACGCTAGCGGCCGCTTTGTGTACGGCTCCAACCGGGGACACAACAGCATTGTGGCCTACGCCATCGACGGCGAAACCGGCCAGCTCGACTACCGGCAGCACATCTCGACCCAAGGCCAAACGCCCCGCAATTTTGCGGTCGATCCGTCCGGGAAATTTCTCCTGGCCGCCAACCAGGCGTCGGATTCCATCGTTACCATAGGCATTGACGGTGCCACGGGTCAGCTGGCCAGCCGCGGGACGATTGCCGGGGCACCGACACCCGTTTGCATACGATTTTTAGGATAA
- a CDS encoding ZIP family metal transporter yields the protein MPFLLAVPTWVMAGVWGLVAGGALLGGALAGYFAHVPRRMIAAIMAFGSGVLISALSFELMEDAFERGGFDATALGFVAGAALYTAANWLLSYYGARHRKRSGAEQPSESDDEGSGLAIAIGALLDGIPESIVIGLSLLEGGAVSLVTVVAVFLSNVPEGLSSAAGMKNAGRSARYIFGVWGGIALISGAASLLGYSVFQDFSPDVIAATTAVAAGAILAMLVDTMIPEAFAVAHNFAGLITVLGFLVAFVLSKFGG from the coding sequence ATGCCTTTTTTGCTTGCCGTTCCGACCTGGGTAATGGCCGGAGTCTGGGGACTGGTGGCCGGAGGTGCCCTGTTGGGAGGCGCTTTGGCAGGCTATTTTGCCCACGTTCCCCGCCGTATGATCGCCGCCATCATGGCGTTCGGCAGCGGGGTGCTGATCTCAGCCCTCTCGTTCGAACTGATGGAAGACGCCTTCGAGCGCGGCGGATTCGATGCCACTGCCCTCGGTTTCGTAGCCGGAGCGGCCCTCTATACCGCTGCCAACTGGCTTCTAAGCTACTACGGTGCGCGCCACCGCAAACGCTCCGGTGCCGAACAACCCTCCGAGTCGGACGACGAAGGCAGCGGGCTGGCGATTGCCATCGGTGCGCTGTTGGACGGCATTCCGGAATCGATCGTGATTGGCCTGAGTCTGCTGGAGGGCGGTGCCGTAAGTCTGGTGACGGTGGTGGCCGTCTTTCTCTCGAATGTGCCGGAGGGGCTTTCCAGCGCGGCCGGTATGAAAAACGCAGGCCGGTCGGCGCGCTATATTTTTGGGGTATGGGGCGGCATTGCCTTGATTTCCGGGGCGGCTTCTTTGCTGGGCTATTCGGTCTTTCAGGACTTTTCGCCTGATGTCATCGCCGCCACAACTGCCGTCGCGGCCGGGGCCATCCTCGCCATGCTGGTCGACACCATGATTCCCGAGGCTTTTGCCGTGGCCCATAATTTCGCGGGACTGATCACGGTGCTGGGCTTCCTGGTCGCCTTTGTGCTCAGCAAATTCGGCGGGTAA
- a CDS encoding N-acyl-D-amino-acid deacylase family protein yields MMPRLFPLFCLLLLWSCRPASPQTQTSFDLIIRHGTVYDGSGSAPVQTDIGISGDTIAALGDLSEADAPTVLDAEGLAVAPGFINVLSWSVESLLIDGRSQGEIRQGVTTEVFGEGVSWGPLNADMKQRMKTEQGDLTYDVSWTTLSEYLKHLESQGVSPNVASFLGATTVREYVIGLEDKAPTPAQLAQMRQLVRQAMEEGALGIGSSLIYAPATYASTDELIELCKVAAEYGGMYISHLRDEGDSLLPALDELIRISREARIPAEVYHLKAAGERNWPKLDSAIARIEAARQEGLPITADVYVYTASSNGLDSRIPSWAHSGGPDSLYHRLQMPDTRQRLLHEIRSEAPFPRILLVGFKSEALKPLIGQTLEEVAQQRGQDQAETMLDLVLEDRSSVQIVSFIMSEENIKTKLRQPWVALGSDATSRATEGVFLLSSTHPRAYGNFARLLGKYVREENVLPLQEAIRRITSLPAQNLKLTRRGALQPGYFADVVVFDPDSIADRATYDHPHQYAVGMHHVLVNGTPVLQHGEHTGAKPGRALWGPGFGRKSVAAADEDQ; encoded by the coding sequence ATGATGCCACGCTTGTTCCCGCTGTTTTGCCTGCTCCTGCTCTGGAGCTGCCGCCCCGCTTCGCCCCAAACGCAAACGTCGTTCGACCTCATCATCCGTCACGGCACGGTCTACGACGGGTCCGGCTCCGCTCCGGTACAGACCGACATCGGCATTTCCGGAGACACCATTGCTGCCCTGGGCGATTTGTCGGAAGCCGACGCCCCTACGGTGCTCGACGCAGAAGGACTGGCGGTCGCGCCGGGGTTCATCAACGTCTTGTCGTGGTCGGTCGAATCGCTCCTGATCGACGGGCGCTCGCAGGGCGAAATCCGGCAAGGGGTAACGACCGAAGTATTTGGGGAAGGCGTCTCGTGGGGACCGCTGAACGCGGACATGAAACAACGCATGAAAACCGAACAGGGCGACCTGACGTACGACGTCTCCTGGACCACCCTGTCCGAGTATCTGAAGCACCTGGAATCCCAGGGCGTTTCGCCTAACGTAGCGTCGTTTCTGGGCGCCACCACCGTGCGCGAGTATGTAATTGGGTTGGAAGACAAGGCTCCCACGCCCGCGCAACTGGCGCAGATGCGGCAACTGGTCCGGCAAGCAATGGAAGAAGGGGCGCTGGGCATCGGGTCATCGCTCATTTACGCACCGGCGACGTACGCGTCCACCGACGAACTGATCGAGCTTTGCAAAGTGGCGGCAGAGTATGGGGGCATGTACATTTCGCACCTGCGCGACGAAGGCGATTCGCTGCTGCCGGCGCTCGACGAGCTGATTCGCATCAGCCGGGAAGCTCGCATTCCCGCCGAAGTTTATCACCTGAAAGCAGCGGGCGAACGCAACTGGCCCAAGCTGGACTCGGCCATCGCCCGCATCGAGGCAGCACGCCAGGAAGGGCTGCCCATTACCGCCGACGTATACGTGTATACGGCCAGTTCGAACGGGCTGGACTCACGGATTCCGTCCTGGGCGCACAGCGGCGGCCCCGATTCGCTCTACCATCGCCTGCAAATGCCCGACACGCGGCAGCGACTCTTGCACGAAATCCGATCGGAAGCACCCTTCCCCCGCATTCTGCTCGTGGGCTTTAAATCGGAGGCGCTCAAACCGCTCATTGGCCAAACCCTGGAAGAAGTCGCTCAGCAACGCGGTCAGGATCAGGCGGAAACCATGCTTGACTTGGTGCTGGAAGACCGGTCGTCGGTGCAGATTGTTTCGTTCATCATGAGCGAGGAGAACATCAAAACCAAGCTTCGCCAACCGTGGGTTGCGTTGGGCTCCGATGCCACTTCGCGCGCCACAGAAGGGGTCTTCTTACTTTCGTCCACCCACCCACGGGCGTACGGCAACTTCGCGCGGTTGCTGGGCAAATACGTGCGCGAGGAAAACGTGCTGCCCTTGCAGGAGGCCATTCGGCGCATCACGAGCCTGCCCGCGCAAAACCTGAAACTGACGCGACGCGGTGCGTTACAACCCGGCTACTTCGCCGACGTGGTGGTGTTCGATCCTGACTCGATTGCAGACCGCGCCACCTACGACCATCCGCATCAATATGCGGTTGGGATGCACCATGTGCTGGTGAACGGCACGCCGGTCCTTCAGCATGGAGAACACACAGGAGCCAAACCGGGACGTGCCTTGTGGGGGCCGGGCTTCGGCCGGAAATCCGTGGCCGCTGCGGACGAAGACCAGTAG
- a CDS encoding cation:proton antiporter, with amino-acid sequence MFSFSEFTRPLTDPVIILSLIVVVILVAPLVLSRFKVPGIIGLILAGALVGPKGLNLIQGTDTTLFSTVGLLYLMFLAGLEIDLIDFRKNQRKSIVFGAFTFLIPQTIGTLVGYYGLGFNWASSVLLASMFASHTLLTYPIVSRFGIARHEVVTITVGGTIITDTLALLVLAVIAGAAEGELNMLFWVKLIVSLGIFMGLVLVVIPWIARWFFRNLASESISQYLFVLAVVFFSAMLARLAGVEPIIGAFMAGLALNRLIPHSSPLMNRLEFIGQALFIPFFLIGVGLLVDLRVFFMGSQALIVAGTMTVVALFGKWSAAWATQRIFGYSVPERNIIFGLSNSQAAATLAAVLVGYRLGLLNESVLNGTIVMILITCLISSFVTEAAARRLATTEAERTPPTPEKSERILVPIANPETLDQLVDLAVMIKQPASAEPLYLLSVVLDNSEAAERLVTARKLLEKGRQHAAATENGVQALHRVDFNVASGIIRTAKELLVTQIVIGWNGRVSATERLFGSVLDNVVQKTSQMILVTKLLRPLNTVRKMVVVVPPDAEWEPGFVAWVETLRTICRQTVGKVHLFGTESSLKVIDNRLREEKPSVDTVLRPFDDWENFLILAREVGVEDLLILVNARARTLSYHDYLDRLPRLLSQYFEENSFIIFYPEQQRNTADELTGY; translated from the coding sequence ATGTTCAGCTTTTCGGAATTCACGCGACCGCTCACCGATCCGGTGATCATCCTTTCGCTTATTGTGGTGGTCATTTTAGTCGCTCCGCTGGTGTTGAGTCGCTTCAAAGTGCCCGGCATTATCGGCCTGATTCTGGCGGGTGCGCTGGTCGGCCCCAAAGGCCTCAACCTGATCCAAGGTACGGACACCACGCTGTTCAGCACGGTCGGCTTGCTTTACCTCATGTTTCTGGCGGGGCTGGAGATCGATCTGATCGACTTTCGGAAAAACCAGCGCAAAAGCATCGTGTTTGGCGCGTTTACCTTTCTGATTCCCCAGACGATCGGCACGCTGGTAGGCTATTACGGACTAGGCTTCAACTGGGCTTCGTCGGTGCTGCTGGCCAGCATGTTCGCCTCGCACACGCTGCTGACCTACCCGATTGTGAGCCGTTTCGGCATCGCCCGTCACGAGGTGGTGACCATTACGGTGGGCGGCACGATCATCACCGATACGCTGGCGCTGCTGGTGCTGGCCGTCATTGCCGGGGCCGCCGAGGGCGAACTGAACATGCTCTTCTGGGTGAAGCTGATCGTGTCGCTGGGCATCTTTATGGGGTTGGTGCTGGTCGTTATTCCCTGGATTGCCCGCTGGTTTTTCCGCAACTTGGCGAGCGAAAGCATCTCGCAGTACCTGTTTGTGCTGGCAGTGGTGTTTTTCTCAGCGATGCTGGCACGTCTGGCGGGGGTGGAGCCCATCATCGGGGCGTTTATGGCGGGTCTGGCATTGAATCGCCTCATTCCGCACTCGTCGCCGCTGATGAACCGCCTCGAGTTCATCGGACAGGCCCTTTTTATTCCGTTCTTTCTGATCGGGGTCGGGTTGCTGGTGGACCTGCGGGTGTTTTTTATGGGAAGTCAGGCGTTGATCGTAGCCGGGACGATGACGGTCGTCGCGTTGTTTGGCAAATGGAGTGCAGCCTGGGCCACGCAGCGCATTTTTGGCTATTCGGTGCCGGAGCGCAACATCATTTTCGGGTTGAGTAATTCGCAGGCCGCGGCCACGCTGGCCGCCGTCCTGGTAGGGTATCGGTTGGGACTGCTGAACGAGAGCGTCCTGAACGGGACCATCGTCATGATTCTGATTACCTGCCTGATCAGTTCGTTTGTGACCGAAGCCGCCGCCCGCCGCCTGGCCACCACCGAAGCCGAACGCACGCCCCCCACGCCCGAAAAAAGCGAACGCATTCTGGTGCCCATCGCCAACCCCGAAACGCTCGACCAGTTGGTCGATCTGGCCGTGATGATCAAGCAACCGGCTTCCGCCGAGCCGCTCTACCTGTTGTCGGTAGTGCTCGATAATTCAGAGGCGGCAGAACGGCTGGTCACCGCCCGCAAACTGCTGGAAAAGGGACGCCAGCACGCCGCCGCGACGGAAAACGGGGTGCAGGCACTGCATCGGGTCGATTTTAACGTGGCGAGTGGCATCATCCGTACGGCCAAAGAATTGCTCGTGACGCAGATCGTGATCGGCTGGAACGGGCGGGTGTCGGCCACAGAACGGCTGTTCGGCAGCGTGCTCGACAACGTGGTGCAGAAGACGAGCCAGATGATTCTGGTGACCAAGTTGCTACGCCCGCTCAACACGGTTCGCAAGATGGTCGTCGTTGTCCCGCCCGATGCCGAGTGGGAGCCGGGGTTTGTGGCCTGGGTCGAAACGCTGCGGACCATCTGTCGGCAGACGGTCGGCAAAGTGCACCTGTTCGGCACCGAATCGTCGCTGAAGGTCATCGACAACCGCTTGCGGGAAGAAAAGCCCTCGGTCGATACCGTACTACGCCCCTTCGACGACTGGGAAAATTTCCTGATTCTGGCGCGGGAAGTCGGGGTGGAGGATCTGCTGATTCTTGTCAACGCACGCGCACGTACCCTCTCGTACCACGACTACCTGGACCGGTTGCCACGCCTTCTGTCTCAGTATTTCGAAGAAAACAGTTTCATCATCTTCTATCCGGAACAACAGCGCAACACCGCCGATGAACTGACGGGGTATTAA
- a CDS encoding alpha/beta hydrolase-fold protein yields MKRLLYLFLPLLALLSCTPSDSDDFHFSVTFPQQDTLDGRLLLMLTTSDQTEPRLQVQAGAKAIPIFGIDVNEWKSGDKAVIDGKVFGYPFARLNDLPPGDYWVQALLHKYETFQLASGHTVKLPMDRGEGQQWRRAPGNLYSTPQKVHIDPTAGGTVELVLDQEIPPLVEPQDSKYIKHVKIQSQRLTEFWGRPMYLGAHVLLPEGFDEHPEAHYPLMIFHGHFPSDFSGFRTEPPDTTLEPDYSERFGISGYNRIQQEEAYNFYKTWTSDTLPRFLIVEIQHANPYYDDSYAVNSENLGPYGDAITYELIPYLEKQFRGIGEGWSRFLYGGSTGGWEALAAQVFYPDEYNGCFAACPDPIDFRAYTLVNLYEDTNAYYLSGPFHEVERPGHRNSLGQVNVTLKDYNHLELVLGTNSRSGDQFDIWQAVYSPMGENGYPKPIWDKKTGTIDREVAQFWRENYDLRYIMERDWATLGPKLQGKLHIYCGDMDNYYLNNAVYLTENFLEATTAPAYQGEVDYGDRAEHCWNGDHVHPNHISRLRYNTMYLPQIMQRINASAPEGADLKSWRY; encoded by the coding sequence ATGAAGCGACTTCTGTACCTGTTCCTGCCGCTCCTGGCCCTTCTTTCCTGTACCCCTTCCGATTCTGACGACTTCCACTTCTCCGTTACCTTTCCGCAACAGGACACGCTCGACGGGCGTCTGCTGCTCATGCTCACGACCAGCGATCAGACCGAACCCCGCTTGCAGGTACAGGCCGGGGCGAAGGCCATCCCGATCTTCGGAATCGACGTAAACGAATGGAAATCAGGCGATAAAGCCGTCATTGATGGTAAGGTATTCGGCTACCCTTTTGCCCGTCTGAACGACCTGCCGCCCGGCGATTACTGGGTGCAGGCGCTGCTCCACAAGTACGAAACGTTTCAGTTGGCCAGCGGCCACACCGTCAAACTGCCGATGGACCGGGGCGAGGGGCAGCAATGGCGACGCGCGCCCGGCAACCTGTACAGCACGCCGCAAAAAGTGCACATCGACCCGACCGCCGGCGGCACGGTCGAACTGGTGCTCGACCAGGAAATTCCGCCGCTTGTGGAGCCGCAGGATTCGAAATACATCAAACACGTGAAGATCCAGAGCCAGCGCCTCACGGAGTTCTGGGGGCGGCCCATGTACCTGGGGGCGCACGTGCTGCTGCCGGAGGGGTTTGACGAGCACCCGGAAGCACATTACCCACTCATGATTTTTCACGGGCACTTCCCGAGCGACTTCTCCGGTTTTCGGACCGAACCGCCCGACACCACGCTGGAACCCGACTACAGCGAACGCTTCGGCATTTCCGGGTACAACCGCATCCAGCAGGAAGAAGCTTACAATTTCTACAAAACCTGGACGAGCGATACGCTGCCGCGTTTTCTGATTGTGGAAATTCAGCACGCCAATCCGTACTACGACGACTCGTACGCCGTCAATTCCGAGAACCTGGGGCCGTACGGCGATGCGATTACCTACGAGCTGATTCCGTACCTGGAAAAGCAATTCCGCGGTATTGGCGAAGGATGGTCGCGTTTTCTGTACGGCGGCTCTACCGGGGGCTGGGAAGCGCTGGCGGCGCAGGTCTTTTATCCGGACGAATACAACGGATGTTTTGCGGCCTGTCCTGATCCAATCGATTTCCGGGCCTACACGCTCGTCAACCTTTACGAAGACACCAACGCTTATTACCTGAGCGGGCCGTTCCATGAAGTAGAACGCCCAGGCCACCGCAATTCCCTCGGCCAGGTCAACGTGACGCTGAAAGATTACAACCACCTGGAACTGGTGCTCGGCACGAACAGTCGTTCCGGCGATCAGTTCGACATCTGGCAGGCGGTTTACTCGCCCATGGGCGAAAACGGATATCCGAAACCAATCTGGGACAAAAAAACCGGTACCATCGACCGGGAAGTGGCGCAGTTCTGGCGCGAGAATTACGACCTGCGCTACATCATGGAACGCGACTGGGCGACGCTCGGCCCCAAGTTGCAGGGGAAGCTCCACATCTACTGCGGCGACATGGACAACTACTACCTGAACAACGCCGTCTACCTCACGGAAAATTTTCTGGAGGCGACTACCGCGCCTGCCTACCAGGGAGAGGTGGACTACGGCGACCGGGCAGAACACTGCTGGAACGGCGACCACGTTCATCCCAACCACATTTCGCGGCTGCGCTACAACACGATGTACCTCCCCCAGATTATGCAACGTATCAATGCCTCCGCCCCAGAAGGCGCCGACCTGAAAAGCTGGCGCTACTAA
- a CDS encoding TVP38/TMEM64 family protein, giving the protein MRLLLVFLALALLVLIPFFFWGDALESFFTFSGSVDWLEGYGAWAWAMAIVLLIGDLFLPLPATVIMAALGLLYGPWWGGALAATGSFLSGALAYELCQRIGPNAARRILSEGDLDRGQRLFSRAGGWIVAFSRWIPVLPEVVACMAGLTCMPAPLFYGALACGSLPLGFTFAAVGHFGLERPVLTLVLSALVPMLLWLAVRPLLKWEQR; this is encoded by the coding sequence ATGCGGTTGCTTCTGGTGTTTCTGGCGCTGGCCTTGTTGGTTCTGATTCCGTTCTTCTTCTGGGGCGACGCCCTCGAATCGTTCTTTACCTTCTCCGGCTCGGTCGATTGGCTCGAAGGCTACGGCGCGTGGGCCTGGGCCATGGCCATTGTACTCCTGATCGGTGATCTGTTTCTGCCGCTACCGGCCACGGTCATTATGGCCGCACTCGGATTGCTCTACGGGCCTTGGTGGGGAGGGGCACTGGCCGCCACAGGGTCTTTTCTCTCCGGGGCGCTGGCCTATGAACTCTGCCAGCGGATTGGCCCCAACGCGGCCCGCCGTATCCTGAGCGAGGGCGATCTGGACCGGGGCCAGCGGCTGTTTTCCAGGGCCGGAGGGTGGATCGTTGCCTTCTCGCGCTGGATTCCCGTCCTGCCCGAAGTAGTAGCCTGCATGGCGGGACTCACCTGCATGCCTGCCCCGCTGTTTTACGGCGCCCTGGCCTGTGGCTCCCTGCCCTTGGGCTTTACCTTCGCGGCGGTGGGCCACTTCGGTCTCGAACGTCCGGTGCTCACGCTGGTGCTCAGCGCGCTCGTCCCCATGCTGCTCTGGCTGGCCGTGCGACCGCTCTTGAAGTGGGAGCAGAGGTAG
- a CDS encoding RNA polymerase sigma factor has product MLASWLWLPDPLRTAIYRLQASLRSDGPNEGAAVAHDAVASDQPASEDAFLELLNAHKGIVYKVANAYCTHEEDRKDLTQEIILQVWKAFPRFDHRHKFSTWMYRIALNVAISAYRKARRTAATTRPLPDGDLLLFTETNSVELDEKLHYLQRFIAELKELDRALMLLYLEGNDQKEIGEVLGLSATNVSTKVARIKLKLKQKFDTLSFS; this is encoded by the coding sequence GTGCTTGCCTCCTGGCTTTGGTTACCCGATCCGCTGCGCACGGCGATCTACCGCCTGCAGGCGTCGCTCCGAAGCGATGGCCCGAACGAGGGGGCCGCGGTGGCACACGACGCAGTAGCCTCGGACCAGCCCGCGAGCGAGGACGCTTTTCTTGAACTCCTCAACGCCCACAAAGGCATCGTCTATAAAGTAGCGAACGCTTACTGTACCCACGAAGAGGACCGGAAAGACCTGACCCAGGAAATCATACTGCAGGTCTGGAAAGCGTTTCCCCGGTTCGACCACCGCCACAAATTCTCGACCTGGATGTACCGGATCGCGCTGAACGTGGCGATCTCGGCCTACCGAAAGGCCCGGCGGACTGCCGCTACCACACGCCCGTTGCCCGACGGCGATCTGTTGCTGTTTACCGAAACGAACTCGGTCGAGCTGGACGAAAAGCTGCACTACCTACAGCGCTTTATTGCGGAGTTGAAGGAGCTGGACCGCGCCCTGATGCTGCTCTACCTGGAAGGCAACGACCAGAAGGAAATCGGCGAGGTGCTGGGCCTGAGCGCCACGAACGTTTCGACCAAAGTGGCCCGCATCAAACTGAAACTGAAACAAAAATTTGACACCCTATCCTTTTCCTAA